The [Clostridium] scindens ATCC 35704 nucleotide sequence TGGCGGGTCTGGTACATTTGCATACGCTGCACTTGATGCTGGTCGTCATGTGCGATTTAATGAATGGGAGCCGTACGCCTATAAATTGTCTACTGCTCCGTTTCGTGGTGTTCCATCTTCCGAGGAATATTGTGCAGCTTTGCGTTTTATTGCGCAGCGGGTAGAACCTACTATGAACGCCATCTATAAAACAAGATGTCCAAACTGTGGAGCTGAGTTGTCTTTTGATGGTTTATTCTTTGACCGTGAACCGCTTGAGTACTACCATCCAACACAGCACGAACGCCTTGGAGCAAATGGCGAAAATGTAATTTTTAGAAATAGACGATACAGATGTCATTGTGGCTGCACAGAAAAACATTATGATGATTTTGATGAAGCTGTACGCCTCCAAGTGGAGGCTATGCCTTGCAACTTTCCCAATGTAGAGTTGATCGAAAATTCTCGATTGAATTTTACAGCCCCGAAGTATACGGCATATCAGAATCTATTCTCTAAGCGTCAGCAAATTGCATTGATGACACTCAAGGATGCCATTGCTGAACTTCCGGATGCTACACGTACCTTCTTTGAAGATGCTTTTATTTCGATTGCACACTGCGGAAAATACACTGACTATCGTAGTAAGAGTCAAGATAATCATTGCCCTGAAAATCGCCTAAAGGAGACCAATTTATATCATAGATTTTTAGAGAAACTGGAAGAACGCAGAAAGTATATCGCTGCGCAAGACTTTGACCTAAATTTGTTAGAAGCAAGTTCTATGGACTATAGATGCTTTCTGCACACTATTCTGCCCAACACAGTCAATCTTCTGCTGACAGATCCTCCATATGGTGATAACGCTCAATACTTTGAGCACGCCCAAAGAATCCATCCGCTTATGGGGTACTCGTTAAAAGACGATGATGACAGACTTCGCAACGAAGTCGTGATTAGCAATGCTCCCTCCAGAGTAGATAAGCATAGTAAAGATCAATTTCTTAACGATATAGAAAGACTATTTATTGAAGCGAATCGGATTGTTGATGACCATGGATTTATGGTGTTGTATTTTAGGCCGCAACAACGAGATTGGGTTAGCGATCTTAACAAGTTGAAGGATTTTGGGCGACGTCATGGTTTCGAGCCGCTTCTAACTATTTCTGCGGGAATTTCAGATCCTTCTATGCGGGCATTGGCTTCTGCTGCTTGGACATTCAAAAATGATGTATGCTTTATTTTCCTGAAGCTAAAAGAAAACGAGCGCCGATGGTACGAGGGCGAAACTGATATTGACGAACTTGTTTTCTTAGCCGCCACAAGTGCTGCAACAGATCAAGGCAATCCGTTTGTCATTACTCAATTTAATCAGGAGTT carries:
- a CDS encoding restriction endonuclease is translated as MYWLLDYAEQENLRQRMIHLQSTILNRQPRDQSEQIFPFIGRKSRTIARTLIENLTDENGLVVDPFGGSGTFAYAALDAGRHVRFNEWEPYAYKLSTAPFRGVPSSEEYCAALRFIAQRVEPTMNAIYKTRCPNCGAELSFDGLFFDREPLEYYHPTQHERLGANGENVIFRNRRYRCHCGCTEKHYDDFDEAVRLQVEAMPCNFPNVELIENSRLNFTAPKYTAYQNLFSKRQQIALMTLKDAIAELPDATRTFFEDAFISIAHCGKYTDYRSKSQDNHCPENRLKETNLYHRFLEKLEERRKYIAAQDFDLNLLEASSMDYRCFLHTILPNTVNLLLTDPPYGDNAQYFEHAQRIHPLMGYSLKDDDDRLRNEVVISNAPSRVDKHSKDQFLNDIERLFIEANRIVDDHGFMVLYFRPQQRDWVSDLNKLKDFGRRHGFEPLLTISAGISDPSMRALASAAWTFKNDVCFIFLKLKENERRWYEGETDIDELVFLAATSAATDQGNPFVITQFNQEFLSQLRRCGLMRLAHPMYEAKIRKTLDRFTTRNGAQYRLTGLSPYTLMNREMNAEIRLREFAPVVIEELTSNGQGFTFEEYVIHLSSFMENGSREIINQLHTANRLIPELLNVYAVEDPEQGKFFARNTVNTDYDTNGREHLCTMDPYDFERLIADYFVRRGFVHAEVIGRSGDRGVDVLATNIHGEYELIQCKRYRQGNNIGSTPIQRVHSYMRTRNASRAWVITTSDFTPEGRDEARITNVTIMNGHDLLQSLEIYYPGRFCL